The following is a genomic window from Nocardioides thalensis.
TCGCCCGATTCGTCGCCCGTCGCGCGGTGCTCGTGCTGCTGGGCCTCGCGATCCTGATCCCCGGCGTGATCGGTGTCGCGACCGTGATCAACACCGAGCCGCCGCCCGCCGACAAGCTCGCGCGCGCCGAGGCGCGGGCGGAGCGCGAGGCGGAGAAGCCTCGGTCCCAGCGCCAGCTGCAGCGCTGCATCGACACCCCCGAGGAGTGGGGCGTCAACCCGGAGATCGACGACGTCGAAGACGTGTGCGCCGAGCAGGTGCTTCCCCGCGCCGACTGGTACGTCTACTGGGACGAGCTCGCGCTGGAGGAGGAGCGCGAGGAGGGCTCGGGCTTCGTCGTCGTGCTGGTGCTGGCCGTGCTGATGCTCATCGCCGGCACCACGTTCGCCGGGCACGACTGGGCCAGCGGCTCGGTCAGCAACCAGCTGCTCTTCGAGCCCCGCCGCGTACGCGTCTGGACGGCCAAGGCCGTGGTGGTCACCGCCGTCGCGGGAGCGCTCACGGCTGCCGTCGTGACGGCGTACTGGCTCCTGCTCGCCGCGGTCGTCCGCTCCCGTGACATCGCCGTCCCGGACGGACTGCTGCTCGACTGCCTGCAGAGCGGGTGGCGGGGAGCGGGCGTCGCCGCCGCGGCCGGTCTCGCGGGGTACGCGTTGACCATGCTGTTCCGCAGCACCGTCGCGGCCCTCGGCATCCTCCTCGCGGTGTGCGTCACTGGCGGTGTCGTGCTGGCGGTCATCGGCATCGACTCGGTGTGGAACCCCGGCCTGAACCTGGCGGCGATCATCCTCGACGGCACGACGTACTGGGCCGAGGTCCCGTGCGGCACGCAGGGAGACGTCGGGATGTGCGAGGTGGAGAAGGAGCTCAGGATCGGCCGCGCGCTGGCCTTCGTGGTCCCGGTACTCGCAGCCGCCTGCGCCGCCTCACTGGCGTCGTTCTGGCGACGCGACGTCGGCTGAGGTCCGCGAAGGGTGCGGGAGTAGGCTGACGGGGTGACCAGCACCGCCCCCACGCCCACTCCCGAGGGCCGGAAGCTGCTCCGTCTGGAGGTCCGCAACGCGGAGACCCCGATCGAGCGCAAGCCGGCCTGGATCAAGACCACGGCGAAGATGGGACCCGAGTACCGCCAGCTGCACAACCTGGTGAAGTCCGAGGGCCTCCACACCGTGTGCCAGGAGGCGGGCTGTCCCAACATCTTCGAGTGCTGGGAGGACCGCGAGGCCACGTTCCTCATCGGCGGCGACCAGTGCACGCGCCGCTGCGACTTCTGCCAGATCGACACCGGCAAGCCGCAGCCGCTCGACCGCGACGAGCCGCGCCGGGTGGCCGAGTCGGTGCGCTCGATGGAGCTGCGCTACGCCACCATCACCGGCGTCGCACGCGACGACCTCGAGGACGGCGGCGCCTGGCTGTACGCCGAGACCGTGCGGGCGATCCACGAGCTCAACCCCGGCACCGGCGTCGAGAACCTGATCCCCGACTTCAACGGCCGGCCCGAGCTGCTCCAGCAGGTCTTCGAGTCGAGGCCCGAGGTGCTCGCCCACAACGTCGAGACGGTGCCGCGGATCTTCAAGCGGATCCGGCCCGCATTCCGCTACGAGCGCTCGCTCGACGTGATCACGCAGGCCCGCGCGTTCGGCCTCGTCACGAAGTCCAACCTGATCCTCGGCATGGGCGAGACCCGCGAGGAGGTCAGCCAGGCGATGCAGGACCTCTACGACGCCGGCTGCGAGCTGCTGACGATCACCCAGTACCTGCGCCCGTCGCTCCACCACCACCCCGTGGAGCGGTGGGTCAAGCCGGAGGAGTTCGTCGAGCTCCGCGAGGAGGCCGAGGACATCGGCTTCCCGGGCGTGCTGTCCGGCCCCCTCGTCCGTTCGTCCTACCGCGCCGGTCGCCTGTACCGTCAGGCGATCGAGTCCCGTCAGTCCGAAGAGATGCAGGTCAGCAACGCATGAGCAACACTCCGCTCGATCCGTCGACGATGAGCCGGCGGCAGCAGATCGTCGAGACGTTCAAGATGTCCCGACAGGTCGACAAGGCCATCGGGTGGTGGATGCTCGGCGCCTTCCTGCTCTTCGGCGGTGCGGGCTTCGCCGTCTTCTACTTCCTGCTCCCGGGGAGCGGCACGTTCGCCCTCGTGATGGCGATCATCGCCGGGCTCCTCATCGGCCTGCTGGCGATGATGATCGTGTTCAGCCGACGGGCGCAGAAGGCGGCGTACACCCGGATGGAGGGGCAGGTCGGCGCCGGTGCCCGCGCGCTCACGATGCTCCGCCGCGGCTGGACGACCGAGCAGATGATCGGGTTCACCAAGCAGCAGGACCTCGTCCACCGGGTCGTCGGCCCGCCGGGCATCGTCCTGGTCGGCGAGGGCAACCCCAGCCGGCTCAGGGCGCTGCTGGCGAGCGAGCGCCGGAAGCACGAGCGGGTGGCCGCCGAGTATCCCGTGCACGAGGTCATCGTCGGCTCGGGTGAGGGCGAGGTGCCGCTGCCCAAGCTGGTGCGGCACGTCCAGAAGCTCGGCCGTCAGGTCAAGCCCGCCGAGCTCACCGAGCTGCTCCACCGGCTCAAGGCGCTCGACGCCCAGCGGCCGAAGGTGCCGATGCCCAAGGGCCCGGTGCCGACGAGCATGAAGGGCATGCGCGGCAACCTGCGCGGCCGCTAGACGCCCAGCTCCCGCGCGAACTGCGGCACGAACCGGCGACGCGGCCGGGGCACGGCCGGCGTCATGGTCTCGTAGCCGCGATCTGCTGAACGCGCATCGCGCGGCGCGCGGCGCTGCTCGGCGGCGCGCACCCGGTCGCTGATCTGGTGGCGGGCTACCTGCTCGGTGACGTAGACGGACATGGCGAGCTCCTGAGGTCGGGACCCGGGGTGCTCTCCCCGGTGATCCTCACGGTCGCCCTAAGGCCACGGGTGGAACATCGGCCGGATGCCTCATTTCCGCGCCCGGTCCGGGCCGGCCGGCTGCCTAAGGTGGCAGCGGTCATCAGGCCCCGCGCAGCTTGGCGAGGGTGCCGAACGTGACCGTCGCCGTGCCCGCTGCGACGTCGTGGAGCCCCCTGCCGTCGGGGCGGAACACCAAAGGCGGGATCACCAGGATCACCAGCACCTGGCGCACGAACAGCTTCAGCGGGTTGAGCCGGCGCAGCGGCCCCTCGGCCGGCACGACGCAGAGCCCGGTCAGGATCTTGCCGATCGAGCCCCCGCCGAGCCAGGTGAGCACCGTGGCCTCCATCACGTAGACGAGCAGCGTGTAGCCCTGTGCGCCGGAGCCCGGCTCGCCGTACCGGTCGAGTCCGACGAAGCCGAGGACGACGAGGGTCGAGATCGCCCAGTCGACGAAGAGCGCGAGGATCCGGCGTCCCCAGGACGCGGTCGGGAAGTCGGCCACCCGCACAGGCTAGACACCCTGCGGAGCGCCCATGGCGGCGCCTGTCGGGAAACCTGTTACATCACTGAAACAAAAGGGTCATGGACGGGAAACCGCCCGTTCGTACGTTTCGGTCAGCGGAGATCCACGCAGCGTCGCGTAGGTACGATCGCTCGAGACCTCGATCCCACCGGAGGGATCCCAACCGGAGGCTGACCTGGTCAGCCGAGGAGGAACGAATGTTCAGCAACAGCGAAGAGCTGCTCAAGTTCATCGCGGACGAAGGCGTCGAGATGGTCGACGTGCGCTTCTGCGACCTGCCCGGCATCATGCAGCACTTCACCGTGCCCGTGTCGTCGTTCGACCAGTCGGTGTTCGACGACGGTCTCGGCTTCGACGGCTCGTCGATCCGCGGCTTCCAGGCCATCAACGAGTCGGACATGGCGCTCTTCCCCGACCCGACGACGGCCTACATCGACCCGTTCCGCAAGTCGAAGACGCTGAACATCAACTTCTTCATCCACGACCCGATCACGGGCGAGGCCTATTCCCGCGACCCGCGCAACATCGCGCGCAAGGCGCTGGCCTACCTCGACAGCACCGGCATCGCCGACACCGCGTTCTTCGCTCCCGAGGCCGAGTTCTACATCTTCGACTCGGTCCGCTACTCGACGGGCGAGAACGAGGGCTACTACCACATCGACTCCGTCGAGGGCTGGTGGAACTCCGGCGCCCAGGACGACAACCGCGGCTACAAGACCCGCTACAAGGGCGGCTACTTCCCCGTCGAGCCCTACGACCACTACAGCGACCTGCGCGCCGACATGGTCAAGAACCTCGAGGCCGTCAACCTGCAGGTCG
Proteins encoded in this region:
- the lipA gene encoding lipoyl synthase encodes the protein MTSTAPTPTPEGRKLLRLEVRNAETPIERKPAWIKTTAKMGPEYRQLHNLVKSEGLHTVCQEAGCPNIFECWEDREATFLIGGDQCTRRCDFCQIDTGKPQPLDRDEPRRVAESVRSMELRYATITGVARDDLEDGGAWLYAETVRAIHELNPGTGVENLIPDFNGRPELLQQVFESRPEVLAHNVETVPRIFKRIRPAFRYERSLDVITQARAFGLVTKSNLILGMGETREEVSQAMQDLYDAGCELLTITQYLRPSLHHHPVERWVKPEEFVELREEAEDIGFPGVLSGPLVRSSYRAGRLYRQAIESRQSEEMQVSNA
- a CDS encoding DUF4191 domain-containing protein, producing the protein MSNTPLDPSTMSRRQQIVETFKMSRQVDKAIGWWMLGAFLLFGGAGFAVFYFLLPGSGTFALVMAIIAGLLIGLLAMMIVFSRRAQKAAYTRMEGQVGAGARALTMLRRGWTTEQMIGFTKQQDLVHRVVGPPGIVLVGEGNPSRLRALLASERRKHERVAAEYPVHEVIVGSGEGEVPLPKLVRHVQKLGRQVKPAELTELLHRLKALDAQRPKVPMPKGPVPTSMKGMRGNLRGR
- a CDS encoding RDD family protein, whose translation is MADFPTASWGRRILALFVDWAISTLVVLGFVGLDRYGEPGSGAQGYTLLVYVMEATVLTWLGGGSIGKILTGLCVVPAEGPLRRLNPLKLFVRQVLVILVIPPLVFRPDGRGLHDVAAGTATVTFGTLAKLRGA